The following proteins are co-located in the Eptesicus fuscus isolate TK198812 chromosome 9, DD_ASM_mEF_20220401, whole genome shotgun sequence genome:
- the TRNAU1AP gene encoding tRNA selenocysteine 1-associated protein 1 yields MAASLWMGDLEPYMDENFISRAFATMGETVMSVKIIRNRLTGIPAGYCFVEFADLATAEKCLHKINGKPLPGATPAKRFKLNYATYGKQPDNSPEYSLFVGDLTPDVDDGMLYEFFVKVYPSCRGGKVVLDQTGVSKGYGFVKFTDELEQKRALTECQGAVGLGSKPVRLSVAIPKASRVKPVEYSQMYSYSYNQYYQQYQNYYAQWGYDQNTGSYSYSYPQYGYTQSTMQTYEEVGDDALEDPMPQLDVTEANKEFMEQSEELYDALMDCHWQPLDTVSSEIPAVM; encoded by the exons ATGGCGGCCAGCCTGTGGATGGGCGAC CTGGAGCCCTACATGGATGAGAACTTCATCTCCAGAGCCTTTGCCACCATGGGGGAGACCGTGATGAGCGTCAAAATTATCCGAAACCGCCTCACTGG gaTTCCAGCTGGTTACTGTTTTGTAGAATTTGCAGATTTGGCCACAGCCGAGAAGTGTTTGCATAAAATTAATGGGAAACCCCTTCCAGGAGCCACACCT gCAAAACGTTTTAAACTGAACTATGCTACTTATGGGAAACAACCAGATAACAG CCCTGAGTACTCCCTCTTTGTGGGGGACCTGACCCCAGACGTGGATGACGGCATGCTGTATGAATTCTTCGTCAAAGTCTACCCCTCCTGCCGGGGAGGCAAGGTGGTTTTGGACCAGACAGGCGTGTCTAA GGGCTATGGTTTTGTGAAGTTCACAGATGAACTGGAACAGAAGCGAGCCCTGACGGAGTGCCAGGGAGCAGTAGGCCTGGGATCTAAACCAGTGCGGCTGAGTGTGGCAATCCCTAAAGC TAGTCGTGTGAAGCCCGTGGAATATAGTCAGATGTACAGTTACAGCTACAACCAGTATTACCAGCAGTACCAGAACTACTACGCTCAGTGGGGCTATGACCAGAATACAGGCAGCTACAGCTACAGTTATCCCCAGTATGGCTATACCCAGAGCACCATGCAG ACATATGAAGAAGTTGGAGATGATGCTTTGGAAG ACCCCATGCCACAGCTGGACGTGACCGAGGCCAACAAGGAGTTCATGGAGCAGAGTGAGGAGCTGTACGATGCCCTGATGGATTGTCACTGGCAGCCCCTGGACACAGTGTCTTCAGAGATCCCTGCTGTGATGTAG
- the LOC129150199 gene encoding uncharacterized protein LOC129150199: MNDSSAAVPLPPRLTSVISLALSRCGVPRTPLQPVNSCPGACPRFPRRRCPACPPALPAPPAAPRRRAPSHSASPTPLTEPGETTIPARKRGPHRGAAPAAGPSRPPGQRSAHPAREVPAAPRTPAAALRPFESPARAGAAGRTREARRQRGHRARSSEAGPGPRPDAPRDRGHAHPHLRLPAARLHVETSPRDRARASNCAGPPTTPTVLGPWSLGAPPSSRTLRPRHARPTSMPVSYEELLGSLAGPRTAPEHALCGPLA; the protein is encoded by the exons ATGAACGACTCGTCGGCAGCAGTGCCCCTGCCTCCGCGGCTTACATCCGTGATCTCACTGGCACTTAG TCGATGCGGAGTTCCCCGCACACCGCTCCAGCCGGTCAACAGTTGTCCGGGTGCCTGTCCACGCTTCCCGCGCAGACGCTGCCCAGCCTGCCCGCCAGCCCTTCCAGCCCCCCCAGCGGCCCCTCGCCGGAGGGCTCCTTCCCACTCTGCAAGCCCAACTCCCCTAACGGAGCCCGGCGAAACCACCATTCCCGCCCGGAAACGCGGCCCGCACCGGGGAGCGGCTCCCGCCGCCGGGCCATCCCGCCCGCCAGGCCAGCGGTCTGCGCACCCGGCCCGCGAGGTCCCCGCGGCCCCGCGCACCCCGGCGGCCGCGCTCCGGCCGTTTGAATCTCCCGCCCGCGCGGGCGCCGCGGGCCGGACGCGAGAAGCGCGGCGGCAGAGGGGCCACCGGGCTCGCTCCAGCGAGGCGGGGCCCGGCCCTCGCCCGGACGCCCCGCGGGACCGGGGACACGCGCACCCGCACTTGCGCCTTCCTGCCGCCCGGCTTCACGTGGAGACGTCGCCACGCGACCGGGCGCGCGCGAGCAACTGCGCCGGCCCGCCGACGACCCCCACCGTGCTCGGGCCGTGGTCACTCGGCGCGCCGCCATCCTCCAGGACCCTTCGCCCACGACACGCGCGACCTACCTCGATGCCGGTCAGCTACGAGGAACTCCTCGGCTCGCTGGCTGGGCCGCGAACTGCCCCAGAGCATGCGCTCTGCGGGCCTCTGGCCTGA
- the RCC1 gene encoding regulator of chromosome condensation isoform X3, with translation MPPKRVAKKRSPPEDALPKSKKVKVSHRSHRTEPGLVLTLGQGDVGQLGLGENVMERKKPAVVTIPEDIVQAEAGGMHTVCLSKSGQVYSFGCNDEGALGRDTSVEGSEMIPGKVELQEKVVQVSAGDSHTAALTEDGRVFLWGSFRDNNGVIGLLEPMKKSMVPVQVQLSVPVVKVASGNDHLVMLTADGDLYTLGCGEQGQLGRVPELFANRGGRQGLERLLVPKCVMLKSRGTRGHVKFQDAFCGAYFTFAISLEGHVYGFGLSNYHQLGTSGTESCFVPQNLTSFKNSTKSWVGFSGGQHHTVCMDSEGKAYSLGRAEYGRLGLGEGAEEKSMPTLISRLPTVSSVACGASVGYAVTKDGRVFAWGMGTNYQLGTGQEEDAWIPVEMTGKQLENRLVLSVSSGGQHTVLLVRDKEQS, from the exons ATGCCACCCAAGCGTGTGGCTAAGAAAAGGTCACCCCCAGAAGATGCTCTCCCCAAAAGCAAGAAAGTGAAGG TCTCACATAGGTCCCACCGCACAGAGCCGGGCCTGGTGCTGACACTGGGCCAGGGTGACGTgggccagctggggctgggcgAGAATGTGATGGAGAGGAAGAAGCCAGCTGTAGTAACCATTCCGGAAGACATTGTGCAGGCTGAGGCTGGGGGCATGCACACCGTGTGTCTAAGCAAAAGTGGCCAG GTCTACTCCTTTGGCTGCAACGATGAGGGTGCTCTGGGAAGGGACACATCAGTGGAGGGCTCAGAGATGATTCCTGGGAAAGTGGAACTGCAAGAAAAAGTGGTGCAAGTGTCAGCAGGAGACAGTCACACAGCGGCGCTCACCGAGGATGGCCGTGTCTTCCTCTGGGGCTCCTTTCGG GACAATAATGGTGTGATTGGGCTCTTGGAGCCCATGAAGAAGAGCATGGTACCTGTGCAAGTGCAGCTGAGTGTGCCTGTGGTGAAGGTGGCCTCGG GAAATGACCACTTGGTGATGCTGACAGCTGATGGTGACCTCTACACTTTGGGCTGCGGGGAACAGGGTCAGCTGGGCCGTGTCCCTGAATTATTTGCCAATCGTGGTGGCCGGCAGGGCCTTG AACGACTCCTGGTCCCCAAGTGTGTGATGTTGAAATCCAGGGGAACCCGGGGCCATGTGAAATTCCAGGATGCCTTCTGTGGCGCCTACTTCACCTTTGCCATCTCCCTCGAGGGCCATGTGTATGGCTTTGGCCTCTCAAACTACCATCAACTTG GAACCTCAGGCACAGAATCTTGCTTTGTACCCCAGAACCTGACCTCCTTCAAGAACTCTACCAAGTCCTGGGTGGGCTTCTCTGGTGGCCAGCACCATACAGTGTGCATGGATTCGGAAG GAAAAGCATACAGCCTGGGCCGGGCTGAGTACGGGCGGCTGGGCCTTGGAGAGGGTGCTGAGGAGAAGAGCATGCCCACCCTCATCTCCAGGCTGCCCACTGTCTCCTCAGTGGCTTGTGGGGCCTCTGTGGGCTATGCCGTGACCAAGGATG GTCGTGTTTTTGCCTGGGGCATGGGCACCAACTACCAGTTGGGCACAGGACAGGAGGAGGATGCCTGGATCCCCGTGGAGATGACAGGCAAACAGCTGGAGAACCGCCTGGTTCTCTCTGTGTCCAGCGGGGGCCAGCACACAGTCTTACTGGTCAGGGACAAGGAACAGAGCTGA
- the RCC1 gene encoding regulator of chromosome condensation isoform X2: protein MPPKRVAKKRSPPEDALPKSKKVKDPRNQAVRAVASHRVPGARYTRVSHRSHRTEPGLVLTLGQGDVGQLGLGENVMERKKPAVVTIPEDIVQAEAGGMHTVCLSKSGQVYSFGCNDEGALGRDTSVEGSEMIPGKVELQEKVVQVSAGDSHTAALTEDGRVFLWGSFRDNNGVIGLLEPMKKSMVPVQVQLSVPVVKVASGNDHLVMLTADGDLYTLGCGEQGQLGRVPELFANRGGRQGLERLLVPKCVMLKSRGTRGHVKFQDAFCGAYFTFAISLEGHVYGFGLSNYHQLGTSGTESCFVPQNLTSFKNSTKSWVGFSGGQHHTVCMDSEGKAYSLGRAEYGRLGLGEGAEEKSMPTLISRLPTVSSVACGASVGYAVTKDGRVFAWGMGTNYQLGTGQEEDAWIPVEMTGKQLENRLVLSVSSGGQHTVLLVRDKEQS, encoded by the exons ATGCCACCCAAGCGTGTGGCTAAGAAAAGGTCACCCCCAGAAGATGCTCTCCCCAAAAGCAAGAAAGTGAAGG ACCCTCGTAACCAGGCAGTGAGGGCCGTTGCTTCCCACCGCGTTCCAGGCGCCCGCTACACCCGAG TCTCACATAGGTCCCACCGCACAGAGCCGGGCCTGGTGCTGACACTGGGCCAGGGTGACGTgggccagctggggctgggcgAGAATGTGATGGAGAGGAAGAAGCCAGCTGTAGTAACCATTCCGGAAGACATTGTGCAGGCTGAGGCTGGGGGCATGCACACCGTGTGTCTAAGCAAAAGTGGCCAG GTCTACTCCTTTGGCTGCAACGATGAGGGTGCTCTGGGAAGGGACACATCAGTGGAGGGCTCAGAGATGATTCCTGGGAAAGTGGAACTGCAAGAAAAAGTGGTGCAAGTGTCAGCAGGAGACAGTCACACAGCGGCGCTCACCGAGGATGGCCGTGTCTTCCTCTGGGGCTCCTTTCGG GACAATAATGGTGTGATTGGGCTCTTGGAGCCCATGAAGAAGAGCATGGTACCTGTGCAAGTGCAGCTGAGTGTGCCTGTGGTGAAGGTGGCCTCGG GAAATGACCACTTGGTGATGCTGACAGCTGATGGTGACCTCTACACTTTGGGCTGCGGGGAACAGGGTCAGCTGGGCCGTGTCCCTGAATTATTTGCCAATCGTGGTGGCCGGCAGGGCCTTG AACGACTCCTGGTCCCCAAGTGTGTGATGTTGAAATCCAGGGGAACCCGGGGCCATGTGAAATTCCAGGATGCCTTCTGTGGCGCCTACTTCACCTTTGCCATCTCCCTCGAGGGCCATGTGTATGGCTTTGGCCTCTCAAACTACCATCAACTTG GAACCTCAGGCACAGAATCTTGCTTTGTACCCCAGAACCTGACCTCCTTCAAGAACTCTACCAAGTCCTGGGTGGGCTTCTCTGGTGGCCAGCACCATACAGTGTGCATGGATTCGGAAG GAAAAGCATACAGCCTGGGCCGGGCTGAGTACGGGCGGCTGGGCCTTGGAGAGGGTGCTGAGGAGAAGAGCATGCCCACCCTCATCTCCAGGCTGCCCACTGTCTCCTCAGTGGCTTGTGGGGCCTCTGTGGGCTATGCCGTGACCAAGGATG GTCGTGTTTTTGCCTGGGGCATGGGCACCAACTACCAGTTGGGCACAGGACAGGAGGAGGATGCCTGGATCCCCGTGGAGATGACAGGCAAACAGCTGGAGAACCGCCTGGTTCTCTCTGTGTCCAGCGGGGGCCAGCACACAGTCTTACTGGTCAGGGACAAGGAACAGAGCTGA
- the RCC1 gene encoding regulator of chromosome condensation isoform X1, which translates to MPPKRVAKKRSPPEDALPKSKKVKDPRNQAVRAVASHRVPGARYTRGACRPSPADQKTRPVSHRSHRTEPGLVLTLGQGDVGQLGLGENVMERKKPAVVTIPEDIVQAEAGGMHTVCLSKSGQVYSFGCNDEGALGRDTSVEGSEMIPGKVELQEKVVQVSAGDSHTAALTEDGRVFLWGSFRDNNGVIGLLEPMKKSMVPVQVQLSVPVVKVASGNDHLVMLTADGDLYTLGCGEQGQLGRVPELFANRGGRQGLERLLVPKCVMLKSRGTRGHVKFQDAFCGAYFTFAISLEGHVYGFGLSNYHQLGTSGTESCFVPQNLTSFKNSTKSWVGFSGGQHHTVCMDSEGKAYSLGRAEYGRLGLGEGAEEKSMPTLISRLPTVSSVACGASVGYAVTKDGRVFAWGMGTNYQLGTGQEEDAWIPVEMTGKQLENRLVLSVSSGGQHTVLLVRDKEQS; encoded by the exons ATGCCACCCAAGCGTGTGGCTAAGAAAAGGTCACCCCCAGAAGATGCTCTCCCCAAAAGCAAGAAAGTGAAGG ACCCTCGTAACCAGGCAGTGAGGGCCGTTGCTTCCCACCGCGTTCCAGGCGCCCGCTACACCCGAGGTGCCTGCAGGCCGAGCCCTGCCGACCAGAAAACCCGACCAG TCTCACATAGGTCCCACCGCACAGAGCCGGGCCTGGTGCTGACACTGGGCCAGGGTGACGTgggccagctggggctgggcgAGAATGTGATGGAGAGGAAGAAGCCAGCTGTAGTAACCATTCCGGAAGACATTGTGCAGGCTGAGGCTGGGGGCATGCACACCGTGTGTCTAAGCAAAAGTGGCCAG GTCTACTCCTTTGGCTGCAACGATGAGGGTGCTCTGGGAAGGGACACATCAGTGGAGGGCTCAGAGATGATTCCTGGGAAAGTGGAACTGCAAGAAAAAGTGGTGCAAGTGTCAGCAGGAGACAGTCACACAGCGGCGCTCACCGAGGATGGCCGTGTCTTCCTCTGGGGCTCCTTTCGG GACAATAATGGTGTGATTGGGCTCTTGGAGCCCATGAAGAAGAGCATGGTACCTGTGCAAGTGCAGCTGAGTGTGCCTGTGGTGAAGGTGGCCTCGG GAAATGACCACTTGGTGATGCTGACAGCTGATGGTGACCTCTACACTTTGGGCTGCGGGGAACAGGGTCAGCTGGGCCGTGTCCCTGAATTATTTGCCAATCGTGGTGGCCGGCAGGGCCTTG AACGACTCCTGGTCCCCAAGTGTGTGATGTTGAAATCCAGGGGAACCCGGGGCCATGTGAAATTCCAGGATGCCTTCTGTGGCGCCTACTTCACCTTTGCCATCTCCCTCGAGGGCCATGTGTATGGCTTTGGCCTCTCAAACTACCATCAACTTG GAACCTCAGGCACAGAATCTTGCTTTGTACCCCAGAACCTGACCTCCTTCAAGAACTCTACCAAGTCCTGGGTGGGCTTCTCTGGTGGCCAGCACCATACAGTGTGCATGGATTCGGAAG GAAAAGCATACAGCCTGGGCCGGGCTGAGTACGGGCGGCTGGGCCTTGGAGAGGGTGCTGAGGAGAAGAGCATGCCCACCCTCATCTCCAGGCTGCCCACTGTCTCCTCAGTGGCTTGTGGGGCCTCTGTGGGCTATGCCGTGACCAAGGATG GTCGTGTTTTTGCCTGGGGCATGGGCACCAACTACCAGTTGGGCACAGGACAGGAGGAGGATGCCTGGATCCCCGTGGAGATGACAGGCAAACAGCTGGAGAACCGCCTGGTTCTCTCTGTGTCCAGCGGGGGCCAGCACACAGTCTTACTGGTCAGGGACAAGGAACAGAGCTGA